A single genomic interval of Armigeres subalbatus isolate Guangzhou_Male chromosome 1, GZ_Asu_2, whole genome shotgun sequence harbors:
- the LOC134206971 gene encoding uncharacterized protein LOC134206971, with amino-acid sequence MPETRQSEIETLKAEIEQLKALMTSGNSSKFTIPDPIKNLSEFFGSKKELSSWLREVDELYEMLNIKGANGQPDSLSSMYIRAIQNKIRGDARAIVCANGDPDTIVGIKQILLEQYGDRFDFATNVSTLFNIKKSDKSHLKFFNECKEINTRLKSNLNSNPTTGKEIIDILTVTRYLDNIGEPLSAIIRLSKPKTLENAYESVCINQNAEIRSRPAKSQFNKFPNKSNGPSSSSPKQHTNLKPPYRNPMQKQQFKSEFHANEVDVDNDDDDDDDEDDNVQGRTMQPNVSNFHLEEDDLPTT; translated from the coding sequence GGGGAACAGTAGTAAATTTACTATCCCCGATCCCATCAAGAACCTATCGGAGTTTTTCGGTAGTAAGAAAGAACTTTCAAGCTGGCTACGGGAAGTAGACGAGCTATATGAAATGTTGAACATAAAGGGTGCCAACGGCCAGCCCGATTCACTAAGCTCTATGTATATTAGAGcgatacaaaataaaataagagGAGACGCTCGCGCGATTGTATGCGCAAATGGCGATCCTGATACCATTGTTGGTATCAAACAGATCCTGTTAGAACAATACGGTGATCGATTTGACTTTGCGACAAATGTGTCGACACTGTTTAACATTAAGAAAAGTgataaaagtcacctgaaatTCTTTAACGAATGCAAGGAGATAAACACAAGACTTAAATCTAACTTGAATTCCAATCCCACCACAGGAAAGGAAATCATAGATATACTAACCGTTACTCGATATCTTGACAATATCGGAGAACCTTTATCCGCTATCATTAGATTATCCAAGCCTAAAACATTAGAGAATGCATACGAGTCAGTGTGTATAAACCAGAACGCGGAAATTAGATCTAGGCCCGCGAAATCTCAATTCAACAAATTTCCCAACAAAAGCAACGGCCCCTCGAGTAGCTCCCCTAAGCAGCATACAAATTTGAAACCCCCATATAGGAATCCGATGCAAAAACAACAATTTAAATCAGAGTTCCACGCGAACGAAGTAGACGTAGataacgatgacgacgacgatgacgatgagGATGACAATGTGCAAGGTAGAACGATGCAACCCAACGTGTCAAATTTTCACTTAGAGGAAGACGATCTCCCAACAACGTAA